Genomic window (Phragmites australis chromosome 21, lpPhrAust1.1, whole genome shotgun sequence):
CCTTCAGATCACAGAGCTTCGATGCTGATGCTGGACGAGATCAAGACATTTTTACTATTACCTTCTGGCTTGAATCCTGTAGGCATTAGACCAAATCACGCAACACCATTGAGTCACGTCTGCCATAAAAGGTGTTGCATGCTGTTACACGTATAGATCTGTTTAGTAGTTCAATGACAAAAGAAGAGGGAGTTTAATTTGGACGCTGACATGATCCTCCATATACAACTTTTGGTCACAAGTTTCTGTTGAAATATGTCTATACAACTTACTAAAGATAAAATGCTACGGGCAACATTTTTTCGAATCAAATCTACTCGCACCATTTATCGTAAGCCAAATGCAAACATCTAGAGAGAAATATACATTGGTGTGCAACACAAAATGTCGCTCTTTTTTATGCACGGGGAACTTGGAAGTAATGAAAAGCCTCAACCGACCTCCACATAAGTTTTGCTTGCACAGTTCATTGTCAGCACGTACGTACCAGGCAAGATAGAAAAAGAGATATAGGATGATGGTGCATGAACGCTGCAATCCGCTGCCTCAGTGAAGCTTTTGGTGCCGCTAGCTGATAGATGTTCACCTTAACTAACACCATCACACAAGAGCAAGGCTCATCATATGCTGAGTGGACATTACACCAtgtgatgccaaattcttctaAGTTTTCTTTAAGATTGTTGGTGAATGCCATTTTTCCTGCTCCAGCTCACACGATAAGTATCCATTGAGCCAAAGACAGGTCCTTGTAACGGGCTGCAATGGACGACAAAACCGGAGTATATTTGATTAGTGTACAGATTCTTTGGCTAAATGGATACTTATTGGTCGGCACCAAACATTTGAGATAATGTGCCACTCAGCTTTAtaacaagaaagaagaaaaagataccTGCATAGGAACAGAAAGACAGCCAACTTGCTATCCGGAAAAGATGGAACAAATTCCTATGATATATTCACAGCTAGAACCGAATTTCCAAGTACAAAATCCCAACGATGTATTCACAGCAAAACACATTCTACCAACCCATCTTACTTCACAGCACAACCAAATCTTACAAACAGGAGCACGGTGTCGATTAAACAGAGCTGCTTGACACTCGAAACTGAATGTGGAAGGGAAAACAGGCCCCGGTAAATGCAAAATAAAAGATGTCAATGGCTAGCTGTTCTTCACTCACAAGAAAATTACAGGTGCATAGAGCATTTGTAGAGAAGAAATCAAGTAGGATAAACATTAAGGTAGCAACTCTCTATACCATACACCACTCTGAACAACACGATCGTGACCAAACTACACAAGCTGAGGTAGCCCATTCAAGAAAATCCATCATCTGGGAGAACCTTGTAAACGATTTTTCACATTATGGTGCAACGACTCCTTTCTTCAGCCTGAGGGGCGCCATTTTGCTGATACCTGCTTGGGTCTGAAGGGTTGTAGGTGAACTGGCTCGTGTCCAGACCATACTACATCAGGCAAATATATAAATTCATTATCAAGAGAAGAGACCAAGgataacatatattgattgatccTGCTGAAAACGAGCCATCAAAATATGTACCTTCTCTCGCATCCTTTGGCTCCAAGCATCATGTCTGCTTGAACGTTGATCAAGTTGTGGGACGGGAACGCCAGTGGCAGGAACATTTTGGGAATGGGTCAGTGGCTGCCGGATGCTAGTGCTTCGTCCAATTGCAATGATTTCATCATCGCTGTCATATTCAGCGGGTTTGTTCATTGCCCTGACAACTAGAGCTAACAGGAAAAGCAACACCTGCATATCAGTCAGCATTAGTTTACCTTGTCCGCATACAACATGTACTAGAAAAACTATAGCTAAAAGATAAAAACAGACATTTTTCGAAAGGAATACAGAATTAAATCATCATCAGTTTCCAGTCCAGCTCATTAGGTATCATGTTGAATGTCAAATTAGCTATAGTTTGTTCATTATGTGCTTGGTTACAACAAACACAATGGCAGAACAAAATCTGCATTAGAGAAACATCCATACATATTACGACTTACCCATGCTATCATACCAGGGTGAACAAAATTTACGGGACGAGAAATTTGAAAGGGAGGATGGGGTTTAGAGTTGGAAAGCATTGGCACAAATATCAGGACCACAACTTATGAAGTATTAATTCAGGAAATAAATATTTAGTGGCATTGGAAAAACAAAGGACGCATTATAAATGTTCTGAGTATAAAGATCAAAGATGTAAGCTTATTGTTTCATCCCCTACCTCAAATACGACAACACCAAGAGCAGCCCATCTTGCAATCTCCCAGTTTTCCTTCAGAAAGTCATACATAACATCAAAGTTATGTGTCTTGTCCACTGGAATTACCTGCAAAAGAAGTTTATCGATAACTACAGTAAGTCAAGAAAACTATAAGGCAGTTACATAGTAGTAGTAATTCCCAAACTAGCACCAAACGGAAGACTCACGTCTTTCCAGCTATGGTCAAAGAAGATGAATGCAGCTGCTCCAGCCTCAGCAAGGATCAACAAAATAACCAAGAAAGCATACTTTTTAAAAGTCAAAGGAAACAAGCACATTGAAGTATTGATTGCTATTACTAAACACAGGCAAGTTACTGCCTTCGATGAAACATCTTGGGGCTGCAGAATTAATTAATAGCTCACCTACTGCTActgttctttaaaaaaattgtgttcAGTGCACAACAGAGTACAGCAGATATAAAGAATTATCGGTTTAGCATGTTCAGTGTCTAAAGGCCCGTGCTGGATTTGACATTGAACATAATTCCAAGTGTTTTTTGGTGTCTTATGCATAGCAAATGGCATCTTCCTCAAAGAGGAGAACACAGTGATGAGTTAAGAGACACATTATCAGGATACGAAACACAAGCAGCAGGTGCTTCTTGTCCCTGCTCCGATGCAGCCAAACAGAGACACAAGGAAGACGATAGCGCCCACACCAATGAACAGATAAATAAACCTGCAGGGAGCAGATGCGATTCCATGTCAAAAACATTCGTCTCGGCagtaaaaataaacaaagaacaaacaagatgattgtcttcttttttttcttttttttgcggGGAAACAAGATGATTGTCAAACTAAAGATTCCATGGTTCCAGCTGGAACGATTCTAATTCAGACATAATTTATCATCTGCATCCCAGACTCGTCAGCCTAAAGGCAAGCAACGTATAATTCATCACACTGCAATTTGCAGTTGAGAATTTTGGCTATCAGGCAGATCTCACATATGCATCTCGATCATCCTTAATATGGAAAATCAGAGTAACACTTCTCCTATTTACAATCCTAACCGCCGCCCCTACTTAACAAACCTTCCAATTCCTCTCAATCCTAATCATTTGCAAAATTGCAGGGACGGAACCAACAGTAATCTCAATTCATCAGACgccaacaacaaaaaagaagaagaagccatgCTCATGCATACGTAACCCGCTCACCATGCTTTGGGCAGGTTGTCGAGGAAGTCGCCGCCGTCACCGAGCGCGACGGCCGTGAGCAACGGCCGGCCGAAGACGAGCACCTCCGCCGGCGATtccccgccggcgccggcgccggataTCTTCATCCACTCGACGAGCAGGTAGATCCCGTATCCGACCATGGCGAGGCCGGCGACGgtgaggaagaagttgagcagCCTGAGCAGGCACTCGAAGAACCCCCTGCACGCCGCCATCTCCCCCTtccctgtcctcctcctccgatcgATCGATCAATCAATCAGAGCAACCTATCAATCAAACACGACCCGAATTTCAGGTGAACTCCAACGAAACCCCAACCGGATCGCGCCGAATTTCACGCGGCGACCGGCGGCGGAAgcggaaggaggagaaggccaGAAGGGACTTACCTGGCGATTctgccgctgctgccgccgttctttctaaaaaaaaaaatcggttttTGCGCGTGGATTAAACTATTCGGGTGGATTGCGGAaggaggcggtggaggcgggCCCACCGCGTGGCGCGAGGTGAACCGTCGGGTGCCGCGATGGACGGCGCGGATCGGTTGGGTTTGCTGATTAGGAAGCGGCCGTGCTGGGTGGGGCAGGTGCGCTGGCGGCTAGTGGCCGGCATTATCCCCGTGCTAAGAGGACATGCGCTGGCGGTCGGGAGACGGGAAAAGTCGGAACTGCCCCCAGGTTTGTTATGTTCACGAGGCACATGGCAACATCATCTCTAAACTTAAGATACGAATATGGATTATCATATAAAAACACGGCTCAACGAATATATCAAGAGTGGTATTGTAGTCTAATTTTAATAGTATCCGAAAAAGATAATAAGATTATCtgtaaatttttcttcaaattctttatttatttttattagtaaaatatgttCTATATCTGTAGCTAATATCGAGACAAAAAGTTGAAGGACAAAACTAGATAACAAaagtaaataaatatttaaattttaagttaTTAGATATGAGAAGAGTGTAGAAAGAGGTGATTTAAGACTTAAtttgtattttatatagtagaaatTAGGTTTGGTTTGACGCTGCCACCTTCTTCTTGGAACTGCCCCCGGGTTTGTTATGTCCAGTCGGCAGATTAGTACTAGTGTTTGATTAGTCCCTTTTGCAGATAAGTCATGTAGGAATTGAAAGAATTTCCGACGTCCGAAACAAGGCCCAAATTTCAAAGGCCGCGTCATATGatgcatgctattatttcactAGATTCGAATTCGAGGCAACACCATGTTACACGAGCACAAAATTGCCTTAATCGAAGCACTCTCATCATAACTCGCCTCTACCGCCAGACTTTTTAACAGCCTACGATTAAGGTACACATGTACTCCCTCCGTCCATGTTTACAAGATgtattttgatttaaaaagatTAAATTTTGTAAGTTTTAACTAACAATTAgttaaactatatgtatgtttCGTGTGCAAAAGTTTTATCATAGATTCATATTTtaaaatgcttttaatatgatattaataTTGTAGCAATTAACAACATAttgtaagaaaaaataaatgttgAAACATacttttaaagattttttcATACCAAAATACATCTTATAAAATTGACCGGAAAGAGTACAtgatatacatacacacacaaagCCATGCACTTCAGCTAGGACTTTTTGTTTATTCTATCTCATTACCCAAGTACATATATAAGGAGTAGCTGTCTTAGCCTCATTTGGACGGagatattttttatgaaattgaaCTAATTCCTGTAAAATTACTGTACGATTCATGTAAAATTTCTACGTTTTAAAGGAGCTTTTATTCTATTCCAATCTGAGAATATAATCTCAGAGGCGCACCGGTATTATTCCAGCTGGTCGTCCGTTGTCgggtttttattttaatttcctTTTGGGTGGTCCGATGTCCACTGTGCCTCGTACGGGCTCACTCATGGCGTTTGAGGTTCACGAGGCACAGAAGGCGTCCAGCCTGGGATCACCGGTCTTGGCGGTTCATAGGTCACCTGCAACAGCGCTCTCCCTGCATGCAGTTGCAGTGCACCACCAACAGTTAGTTAAAACTAACTCATGCATGCAAGGCAATCAAGTGTGAAGTGATCAGCAAGTACACAAGATTGTTTATGTGCATTACTTAGGTCCTGTTTatagcttttggttatagctttttaaaatttgctggttagattgtgggaatctgataagctgatttttctcagtttttgatagattgtgaaagtccattttactaaactgtccataatttttttttagaatctacaacctaaaagcttttca
Coding sequences:
- the LOC133903531 gene encoding tobamovirus multiplication protein 2A-like, producing MAACRGFFECLLRLLNFFLTVAGLAMVGYGIYLLVEWMKISGAGAGGESPAEVLVFGRPLLTAVALGDGGDFLDNLPKAWFIYLFIGVGAIVFLVSLFGCIGAGTRSTCCLCFYAFLVILLILAEAGAAAFIFFDHSWKDVIPVDKTHNFDVMYDFLKENWEIARWAALGVVVFEVLLFLLALVVRAMNKPAEYDSDDEIIAIGRSTSIRQPLTHSQNVPATGVPVPQLDQRSSRHDAWSQRMREKYGLDTSQFTYNPSDPSRYQQNGAPQAEERSRCTIM